In a single window of the Melissococcus plutonius ATCC 35311 genome:
- the rplU gene encoding 50S ribosomal protein L21, with product MYAIIKTGGKQLKVEEGQAIYVEKLDVEAGEKIVFDEVILVGGDSTKVGTPTLSGVTVEGTVEKHGKQKKVVTFQYKPKKHSHRKQGHRQPYTKVIIDKINA from the coding sequence ATGTATGCAATTATTAAAACAGGTGGTAAACAATTAAAAGTTGAAGAAGGTCAAGCAATTTACGTTGAAAAATTAGACGTAGAAGCTGGCGAAAAAATTGTTTTTGATGAAGTAATCTTAGTAGGTGGCGATTCTACAAAGGTAGGCACACCAACTTTATCTGGTGTTACTGTTGAAGGAACTGTTGAAAAACACGGAAAACAAAAGAAAGTTGTAACTTTCCAATATAAACCTAAGAAACATTCACACCGCAAACAAGGTCATCGTCAACCATATACAAAAGTTATTATTGACAAAATTAATGCGTAG
- a CDS encoding ribosomal-processing cysteine protease Prp: MIKGLFKRNSAGQIVSFKLTGHAEMDTYGKDIVCAAVSALAISTVNGIDALAGFEPIIETKDEQDGYLYVEMITKMTQEQANIAQILLENLLLGLQSIEQEYTEFIQIQTFNNKE; encoded by the coding sequence ATGATTAAAGGATTGTTTAAACGAAATAGTGCTGGTCAGATTGTTTCATTTAAATTAACTGGACATGCAGAAATGGATACATATGGCAAGGATATTGTTTGTGCAGCTGTATCTGCCTTAGCAATAAGTACAGTTAATGGCATTGATGCACTAGCAGGTTTTGAACCAATTATTGAAACAAAGGATGAGCAAGATGGCTATCTTTATGTTGAAATGATTACAAAAATGACACAAGAACAAGCAAATATTGCTCAAATTCTTTTGGAAAATTTGCTTTTAGGCTTGCAATCCATTGAACAAGAATATACAGAATTTATTCAAATACAAACATTTAATAATAAAGAGTAG
- the rpmA gene encoding 50S ribosomal protein L27, with translation MLLTMNLQLFAHKKGGGSTSNGRDSESKRLGAKSADGQTVSGGSILYRQRGTKIYPGVNVGIGGDDTLFAKVDGIVRFERKGRDKKQVSVYPVAQ, from the coding sequence ATGTTGTTAACTATGAATTTACAACTATTTGCCCATAAAAAGGGAGGCGGTTCAACTTCAAATGGCCGTGACTCTGAATCAAAACGTTTAGGTGCAAAAAGTGCTGATGGACAAACCGTTTCAGGTGGTTCAATTTTATATCGTCAACGTGGAACTAAAATTTATCCTGGAGTAAATGTTGGTATTGGTGGCGATGATACTTTATTTGCTAAAGTTGATGGTATCGTTCGTTTTGAAAGAAAAGGTAGAGATAAAAAACAAGTATCTGTCTATCCAGTAGCTCAATAA